In Pseudoroseomonas cervicalis, the DNA window CAGCCGTTAGAGCTGGCCCGTATGGGCCAGGGAGGACTTGAACCTCCGACCCCACGCTTATCAAGCGTGTGCTCTAACCAACTGAGCTACTGGCCCAAACCAAGCAAACCGCTTCGCCAAGCCGCGGCTTTCGCCGCAGGGGAAGGATGCGCGGCCGGCGCTCCATGCTCTCGCATGTGGCGCGGCCGGATGTGACCTTGGATCAAGTATTGGCGTCTGGCCCTGGCATCCACCGGGGCCGAAATCTTGGAGACGGTATCTTATCGGAGCTTCGCAACCGGAGAGGAGACCTCTCCACCTCGCGATGCTTCCTTGAAAGGAGGTGATCCAGCCGCAGGTTCCCCTACGGCTACCTTGTTACGACTTCACCCCAGTCACTGACCCTACCGTGGCAGGCTAGCTCCTTGCGGTTACCGCACCTGCTTAAGGTAGAACCAACTCCCATGGTGTGACGGGCGGTGTGTACAAGGCCCGGGAACGTATTCACCGCGGCGTGCTGATCCGCGATTACTAGCGATTCCACCTTCACGCAGCCGAGTTGCAGGCTGCGATCTGAACTGAGACGGCTTTTTGGGATCGGCTCGACATCGCTGCCTGGCTTCCCATTGTCACCGCCATTGTAGCACGTGTGTAGCCCAGCCCATAAGGGCCATGAGGACTTGACGTCATCCCCACCTTCCTCCGGCTTGTCACCGGCAGTTCCTCTAGAGTGCCCACCCAAACGTGCTGGCAACTAAAGGCGAGGGTTGCGCTCGTTGCGGGACTTAACCCAACATCTCACGACACGAGCTGACGACAGCCATGCAGCACCTGTGCGTCCGGTCCCTTGCGGGAAAAGCTCATCTCTGAGCCGGTCCGAACCATGTCAAGAGCTGGTAAGGTTCTGCGCGTTGCTTCGAATTAAACCACATGCTCCACCGCTTGTGCGGGCCCCCGTCAATTCCTTTGAGTTTCAACCTTGCGGCCGTACTCCCCAGGCGGTGCGCTTACCGCGTTAGCTACAACACTGAGGTTCTAGGAACCCCAACATTCAGCGCACATCGTTTACGGCGTGGACTACCAGGGTATCTAATCCTGTTTGCTCCCCACGCTATCGCGCCTCAGCGTCAGAAATGGACCAGGTTGCCGCCTTCGCCACCGGTGTTCTTCCCAATATCTACGAATTTCACCTCTACACTGGGAATTCCACAACCCTCTTCCATCCTCTAGCACTCCAGTCTTAAGCGCAGTCCCCAGGTTGAGCCCAGGGCTTTCACGCCTAACTTGGAGCGCCGCCTACGCGCCCTTTACGCCCAGTAATTCCGAGTAACGCTAGCCCCCTTCGTATTACCGCGGCTGCTGGCACGAAGTTAGCCGGGGCTTCTTCTGCGGGTACCGTCATCATCGTCCCCGCCGAAAGGGCTTTACGATCCGAAGACCTTCTTCACCCACGCGGCATTGCTGGATCAGGCTTGCGCCCATTGTCCAATATTCCCCACTGCTGCCTCCCGTAGGAGTCTGGGCCGTGTCTCAGTCCCAGTGTGGCTGGTCGTCCTCTCAGACCAGCTACCGATCGTCGCCTTGGTAGGCCTTTACCCCACCAACTAGCTAATCGGACGCAGGTTACTCCAAAGGCGCATCGCTGCTTTGGCCCTCAGGCCGTATGCGGTATTAGCTCCAGTTTCCCGGAGTTATCCCCCACCTCTGGACACATCCCTACGCGTTACTCACCCGTCCGCCACTGACATTGCTGCCCGTGCGACTTGCATGTGTTAAGCATGCCGCCAGCGTTCACTCTGAGCCAGGATCAAACTCTCAAGTTCATCAGTCCACCACCAGGACTAAACCCAGCAGCAAACCTCGAGGTCTCCAAAACCCACAAACGCCAACACCCAAAGCCAAGACCATCACCCCAACCAGCATCCCAAGCCAGGCCAAAACCCAACCCGAACGCCAGCCGCGCATCCCACCCTCAACCCAAACCCAACCCAACCAAGGATCAAGCCCAGATCAAAGCAAAACACACCAGAGCAACAGCCCATAAACTCCAGGCTACTCTCCACTGTCTTCCAGAAAACCCGATGCAATTTTAAATCAACATCGCCAGGAAAACTCTCAACCGGCACTGGAACTTCCAGGCAACCAACCGTCGCCCGTCAAACCCAACCACCAGCCAATCATCGTCCGTTCGCCGTTCAGCAGCGCCAACCGGCGGCGTGGAGGGGCTTATATGGGGGATGGCGGACCCCGTCAAACCCCTTTTTGGCTTTTCCGCCACCGTCATGAGTTGCGCTTCCGGCGGGGCGCACCAGGGCCCACCCCGCCGGCCCGGCCTCAGCTATCGGCGCGGATGTCGTTGTCGCGGATCACCTTGCCCCATTTGGTGATCTCGGCCTGGATGAAGCGGCCGCATTCATCGGGGCCGCTGGCCACCACATCGGCGCCCTGCTCCTCGATCTTCTGCCGCACCGTCGGGTCGGCCAGGGCGCGCGCCATCGCCGCGTGCATCTTGTCGACGATCGGCTGCGGCGTGCCGGCGCGGCCGAGCAGCGCCCACCAGGTCGGCGCCTCGAAATTGCCGACCCCCTGCTGGGCGAAGCTCCTCACCCCCGGCACGTGCCGCGTCTCGCCCTTGGTGGTGACGCCGACCGGCCGCAGCGTGCCCGATTTGATGTGCTGGTTGATCACCACGACGTTGGACATGAACAGCGGCACATGCCCCGCCACCGCATCCTGGGTGGCCGGCCCGCCGCCGCGATAGGGCACATGCACCAGGCGGAAGCCGCCCTCCTGCTGCAGCAGGGTGGTCGCCACATGCGCCAGGCCGCCGACGCCGCTGGTCGCGAAATTCAGCGTGTCGGGCGCCTTCTTGGCGGCCTCGACGATGTCCTGGTAGCTGCGATAGGGGGTGCTCTGATGCGCCACCAGCGCCAGCGGCCCGGTGCCCACCAGGGAGACCGGCACGAAGGCCTCCATGGTCTTGAAGGGCAGGCGCATCACGCTCTCATTGGTCGCCTGGGTGTCGTAGACCAGGATCCAGGTATAGCCATCCGGCTCGGCCCGCGCCGCCTCGCCGGCGCCGATCGCGCCCGAGGCGCCGCCACGGTTCTCGATCACCACGGGACGGCCCAGAATATCCTGCAGGCGGGGCTGGAAGATGCGGGCCACGGTGTCGGTGCTGCCGCCCGGGGGCCAGGGGACGACCAGGCGGATCGGCCGCTCCGGCCAGGCGGTCTGGGCGCGCAGCACGGCCGGCCGGGCCAGGGCGGCGACCGCGCCGGCGGCCACCAGGCCGCGGCGGTGAATGATCATCTTTCTTGTCCTCCCAGTATGGTCCCGCCGCAATCCGCATCCGAGACAGGGAGAGGCGACCCGGGGCCGCGCTTGCCGCACGGGCCCGGGCCGCCTTCTCCTTACGGGAAGGAAAGCATCTGCCCGAAGGTCTCAGCAAGCACGGTTTGGCAGCCCACCGGGTTCGTGGCGAAAACTGTCGATGATGTGCCGCCCCAGCGCCACCGCGGCCGGGGTGTCGGCGCGCTGGGCGAGCGCGATCTCGAATTCCGGCAGGCGGGGCAGGCCATCGGCCTCATCCAGCACGCGCAGCCCCGGCGGCAGCGGGGCGGAGAGGCCGACCGTGATGGCCAGCCCGGCCAGCACCACCGCATAGGTGCCCATCTGGGCGCTGGAGGAATAGGTGACGCGCCAGGGCAGGCCGGCCGCATCCAGCGCATCGGTCGCGGCGCGGCGCCAGATGCAGGAGGGCTGGGCCAGCGACAGGCGCAGCGGCAGCTGCCGGTGCACCGCATGGGCGGAGGAGCCGACCCAGTGCAGCGCCCCGCGCCAGAGCGGGATGCCCGGCCCGCTGCCGCGCAGCTCATTGCCCGCGGAATAGATGGACAGGTCCAGCTCGCCGCGCTCCAGCCGCTCCAGCAGCTCGGTCGAGGGGGCGCAGACCACCTCCAGCTCGGCGGCGGGGTGGCTTTCGGCGAAACGGGCCAGGATGTCGGGCAGCCAGAGCAGCACATAGTCGTCCGGCGTGCCCAGCCGCACCCGCCCGGTCACCTCGGGGGTGCGGAAATTGGCCAGGATCTCGTCATGCATGGACAGCCAGGGCCGCGCCCGCTCCAGCAGCCAGGCGCCCTGCGGCGTCAGCGAGAAGCCCTTGGCGCCGCGCACCAGCAGGGCGTGGCCCAGCAGCTCCTCCAGCCTGCGCATCTGCATGGAGACGGCGGATTGGGTGCGGCCGACGCGCTGCGCGGCGCGGGTGACGCTCGCCCCTTCGGCGATCAGCACGAAGGAGCGCAGCAGATCGGGGTCGAGGCCGGGAGGAAGGGCGAGCATGGGGCCATCATCAACCGCATTGATGCCCACCGTCAAAACAATTCGTTTTTCTTATTCCGCGCCCATCGCCAGATTGGTGTCGTCACCAACCCCCGGCGCTTGAAAGGCCTCCGGTCATGTCCGCCCAGCTCGGCTCCGCCTCTCCCTGCCCCGTCGCCCTGCGCAGCCCGCGCGGCACGCGCCCGGTCGGCTGGATGGCGACCCTGCGACAGCTGCTGCGCATGATCGAGACCCGGCAGCATCTTGCCGAACTGGATGAGCGCATGCTGCGCGATATCGGCATGACCAAGGCCGAAGCGGCGCATGAGTCGCGCCGCGCCGCCTGGGACACCGGCCGGCGCAGCTGAGCCCGGCGCGGCGGGCTGCCCCTCTCCGCCCCTTCCCCAGGGTGGCCCGCCGCGTCCCCCCCCCGGCCCAGCGCGGAGGCGCAAAAAAACCGGAGCAGCCCGCGGGGCAGCTCCGGTCCAATGCAGCGTTCCGCCACCCAGGCCGGCGGCGCGGGACCGGGGGCCAGCGACCCTCCGATCCACCCAGGGCGCCGCCGCACCGGCAACACCCTCATGGTCACCCCAGCGCCGCGTCCCGCCGCAAAACCAGACGGCGGCAGCCCGAAAGAATCAGGCTGCGAGGCGCAGGGCGGGCTGGCGGCGCAGCAGCTCGGCGGCCCAGTCCGGGCCCTCGGCCAGCAGCTGGTCGATCTGCTGCGGGGTCAGGGTCTCGACATGCTCGCGCGCGGTGGTCGCGGCGCGGTCCCAGCCCTGCAGGGCGGGCAGCGGCGGCACGGCGCCGCCGGTCAGCTCCAGCGCGCGGCGCGCGGTGCAGAGCAGGCGCGCGGCCTCCTCCAGGCGCAGGCGCTCGGCCAGGCGGCCTTCGGCCAGCTCGTTCAACGCATTCAGGGTCAGCCGCCGGCGGGTCGCAGGCGGCAGGTCCATCTTCTCGACAGCCATGGTGGGAATCTCCGTTGCATCCCCGCTTCTTGCTTGCTTGGGCGCGGCGGGGCGTCTTCCCGCCACATGGCCATGTCGGCCGCTAACGGCAAGACGAATCGACGATTTTGCCTCCCGCCCGTCGCATGGCGCCATGCGCGGCACGCGGCGGTAGCGGCACCGGGGCTGCTTGGATCTGCGCCCTGCTGACCCCGGCCTGCGTGCAAACGCAGGCCAAGCCTGCCGGTTTCGCACTTCACGAAAGCGCGGCATCCGGGCATCAACCCGCCATGTCCAAGCACAGCCCGCTGTCGAACCAGCGCATCTCCCTCCCCAAGGACCGCATCCGCATCCTTCTGCTGGAAGGCGTGGCGGACAGCGCCGTGTCGCTGCTCGGCGGCGCCGGCTACAGCAACATCCAGCGCGAGTCGAAGGCGCTGGAGGGCGAGGCGCTGCGCGAGGCGCTGCAGGGGGTGCATCTGCTCGGCATCCGCTCCCGCACCCAGCTCACGAGCGAGGTGCTGGAGGCGGCGGACCGGCTGATCGCGGTGGGCTGCTTCTGCATCGGCACCAACCAGGTGGATCTGCGGGCGGCCAAGCAGCTCGGCATCCCGGTGTTCAACGCCCCCTTCTCCAACACCCGCAGCGTGGCGGAGCTGGTGATGGGCGAGATCGTCATGCTGCTGCGCCGCATCCCCGACCGCTCGCGCTCGGCGCATGAGGGCGGCTGGGACAAATCGGCCACCCATTCGCGCGAGGTGCGCGGCAAGACGCTCGGCATCGTGGGCTATGGCAATATCGGCAGCCAGCTTTCGGTGCTGGCCGAGGCCTTCGGCATGCGCGTCATCTATTATGATACGGTGCCCAAGCTGCCGCATGGCAATGCGGTGGCCGCCGCCAGCCTGCACGACCTGCTGGGCGCGGCCGATGTGGTCAGCCTGCATGTGCCGGAGACGGCGGAGACCGCCGGCATGATCGGCGCCGCCGAGATCGCGGCGATGCGCTCCGGCGCCATCCTGATCAACAATGCCCGCGGCCGGGTGGTCGATCTCGACGCCCTGGCCGGGGCGCTGAGGTCGGGCCATCTGCTGGGCGCCGCGGCCGATGTCTTCCCCGACGAGCCGAAGCGCAATGGCGAGCGTTTCGTCACGCCGCTGCAGGGCCTGCCCAATGTGATCCTGACGCCGCATATCGGCGGCAGCACGGAGGAGGCGCAGGACCGCATCGGCGAGGAGACGGCGCGCAAGCTGGCCGACTATTCCGACACCGGCGCGACGCTGGGCGCGGTGAACTTCCCCGAGGTGACGCTGCCGGCG includes these proteins:
- a CDS encoding tripartite tricarboxylate transporter substrate-binding protein, with amino-acid sequence MIIHRRGLVAAGAVAALARPAVLRAQTAWPERPIRLVVPWPPGGSTDTVARIFQPRLQDILGRPVVIENRGGASGAIGAGEAARAEPDGYTWILVYDTQATNESVMRLPFKTMEAFVPVSLVGTGPLALVAHQSTPYRSYQDIVEAAKKAPDTLNFATSGVGGLAHVATTLLQQEGGFRLVHVPYRGGGPATQDAVAGHVPLFMSNVVVINQHIKSGTLRPVGVTTKGETRHVPGVRSFAQQGVGNFEAPTWWALLGRAGTPQPIVDKMHAAMARALADPTVRQKIEEQGADVVASGPDECGRFIQAEITKWGKVIRDNDIRADS
- a CDS encoding LysR substrate-binding domain-containing protein, which encodes MLALPPGLDPDLLRSFVLIAEGASVTRAAQRVGRTQSAVSMQMRRLEELLGHALLVRGAKGFSLTPQGAWLLERARPWLSMHDEILANFRTPEVTGRVRLGTPDDYVLLWLPDILARFAESHPAAELEVVCAPSTELLERLERGELDLSIYSAGNELRGSGPGIPLWRGALHWVGSSAHAVHRQLPLRLSLAQPSCIWRRAATDALDAAGLPWRVTYSSSAQMGTYAVVLAGLAITVGLSAPLPPGLRVLDEADGLPRLPEFEIALAQRADTPAAVALGRHIIDSFRHEPGGLPNRAC
- a CDS encoding DUF1127 domain-containing protein, producing MSAQLGSASPCPVALRSPRGTRPVGWMATLRQLLRMIETRQHLAELDERMLRDIGMTKAEAAHESRRAAWDTGRRS
- the serA gene encoding phosphoglycerate dehydrogenase yields the protein MSKHSPLSNQRISLPKDRIRILLLEGVADSAVSLLGGAGYSNIQRESKALEGEALREALQGVHLLGIRSRTQLTSEVLEAADRLIAVGCFCIGTNQVDLRAAKQLGIPVFNAPFSNTRSVAELVMGEIVMLLRRIPDRSRSAHEGGWDKSATHSREVRGKTLGIVGYGNIGSQLSVLAEAFGMRVIYYDTVPKLPHGNAVAAASLHDLLGAADVVSLHVPETAETAGMIGAAEIAAMRSGAILINNARGRVVDLDALAGALRSGHLLGAAADVFPDEPKRNGERFVTPLQGLPNVILTPHIGGSTEEAQDRIGEETARKLADYSDTGATLGAVNFPEVTLPARPNGTRYMHVHRNVPGVLAAMNEVFSRFSLNIGAQYLQTDPEIGYVVVDAENVSDPEGVLAALRQIPGTLRARLLYERF